A genomic region of Methanosarcina thermophila TM-1 contains the following coding sequences:
- a CDS encoding diacylglycerol/polyprenol kinase family protein gives MANEYTQNLKCDYLDKRAVLKGEVERQLIHLSTGVILILLIRAAGDMALALLLFLLASHVAISVAILLDKIPLSLSASLCKWGRASKQTIPLKGTILLLCGITLSFILFPEEIVYASIAIVAFGDSVSTAAGVLAGKHKLPYSGKKTVEGTVSGIIAAFLASLFFVTPIQAFVGAAGGMLLESVIGLQTIRQFDSQMIFRFFFNDNFLIPPFSGLLMFIVGFLQ, from the coding sequence ATGGCAAATGAGTACACCCAGAATTTAAAGTGCGATTACCTCGATAAAAGAGCCGTTCTTAAAGGCGAGGTTGAGCGCCAGTTAATACACTTGTCGACAGGTGTAATTTTAATTCTTTTAATCCGGGCAGCCGGAGATATGGCTCTGGCTCTCCTGCTCTTTCTGCTTGCTTCTCATGTAGCTATCTCAGTAGCCATTCTCCTCGATAAGATCCCTCTTTCATTATCTGCTTCCCTGTGCAAGTGGGGAAGGGCTTCGAAGCAGACTATACCGCTTAAAGGGACTATTCTGCTTCTTTGCGGCATAACCCTCTCTTTTATATTATTCCCTGAGGAAATCGTGTATGCCTCGATTGCGATAGTTGCTTTCGGGGACTCGGTATCAACTGCTGCAGGCGTACTGGCAGGCAAGCATAAACTGCCATATTCGGGGAAAAAAACCGTAGAAGGAACCGTTTCAGGTATAATAGCAGCCTTTCTGGCGTCTTTGTTTTTTGTGACCCCTATTCAGGCTTTTGTCGGGGCTGCAGGTGGGATGCTGTTAGAAAGCGTTATAGGTTTGCAAACAATCCGACAATTTGACTCGCAAATGATATTCAGGTTTTTTTTTAACGATAATTTTTTAATTCCTCCGTTCTCAGGTCTGCTCATGTTTATTGTGGGTTTTCTTCAATGA
- a CDS encoding VOC family protein — protein MPTIVHFDIPADDLERAKSFYSKLFGWKFEKPIETMEYYLIDTEDLEGKRGPGGGLGKRGSAEQKITNFIGVPSVDEYLAKIEKLGGKALMAKTAVPGMGYLAICMDTENNPFGIWEENEEAR, from the coding sequence ATGCCAACAATAGTCCACTTTGACATTCCAGCAGACGATCTTGAGCGAGCAAAGAGCTTTTACTCAAAACTGTTTGGCTGGAAATTTGAAAAGCCCATAGAAACAATGGAATATTACCTGATTGACACAGAGGATCTCGAAGGAAAAAGAGGGCCAGGTGGAGGCCTTGGAAAAAGGGGAAGTGCAGAACAGAAAATTACGAATTTTATAGGTGTCCCCTCAGTGGATGAGTACCTTGCGAAAATTGAAAAACTCGGAGGCAAGGCGCTCATGGCAAAAACCGCTGTGCCAGGTATGGGATATCTTGCAATCTGCATGGATACTGAAAATAACCCCTTCGGGATCTGGGAAGAGAATGAGGAAGCCAGGTAA